The following proteins are co-located in the Desulfurobacteriaceae bacterium genome:
- the rplF gene encoding 50S ribosomal protein L6 produces the protein MSRIGRMPVEIPQGVTVEVKPGNHVVVKGPKGTLEYTFNPKLTIKVEDNKVIVERPNDEKQMRALHGTTRALINNMVIGVSKGFEKVLEVKGLGYRAFVKGKTLELHLGFSHPVLYQIPDDIQIEVNRDNNIYVRGIDKQKVGQVAAEIRSFRPPEPYKGKGIRYRGERVVLKAGKSAKK, from the coding sequence ATGTCTAGGATAGGTAGAATGCCTGTTGAGATACCTCAAGGAGTAACTGTAGAAGTAAAACCAGGAAACCATGTAGTTGTTAAAGGGCCTAAAGGAACTCTCGAATATACATTCAATCCAAAGCTTACTATAAAGGTTGAAGATAACAAGGTTATTGTTGAAAGACCAAACGATGAAAAGCAGATGAGAGCTCTTCACGGAACGACAAGAGCTCTTATAAATAACATGGTAATAGGTGTTTCAAAGGGATTTGAGAAAGTTCTTGAAGTTAAAGGTCTTGGTTATAGAGCTTTTGTTAAAGGAAAGACTCTTGAACTTCATCTTGGATTTTCACATCCGGTTCTTTACCAAATTCCTGATGATATACAGATAGAAGTTAATAGGGACAACAATATTTACGTTAGAGGAATTGATAAGCAAAAGGTTGGTCAAGTAGCAGCTGAGATTAGATCCTTCAGACCACCTGAGCCATACAAGGGTAAAGGTATTAGATACAGAGGAGAGAGAGTTGTTCTTAAGGCTGGAAAGTCTGCTAAGAAGTAA
- the rplX gene encoding 50S ribosomal protein L24 — translation MAKAKKKFKIKAGDKVIVIAGKDKGKVGKVLKVLPEEERVIVEGVRIVKKHLKPSQKYPEGGIIEKEAPIHISNVMLVDPKTGKTTRVGIKFVDGKKVRYAKRSGEIIDEISKPQKAGR, via the coding sequence ATGGCTAAGGCTAAGAAAAAATTTAAGATAAAGGCCGGCGATAAGGTTATCGTAATTGCCGGTAAGGATAAAGGAAAAGTTGGTAAAGTTCTAAAGGTTCTTCCTGAAGAAGAGAGAGTTATTGTTGAAGGTGTAAGAATTGTTAAGAAGCATTTAAAGCCAAGTCAAAAGTATCCTGAAGGTGGAATTATTGAAAAAGAAGCTCCTATTCATATAAGCAATGTTATGCTTGTTGATCCTAAGACTGGAAAGACAACAAGGGTTGGCATAAAATTTGTGGACGGTAAGAAAGTTAGATATGCTAAGCGTTCTGGTGAAATCATTGATGAAATCAGTAAACCGCAGAAAGCGGGTCGGTAA
- the rplD gene encoding 50S ribosomal protein L4 — MELKVVNTQNQEVGTVSIKDEIANAPIKRHAVWETVKWQLAKRRRGTHSTKTRGEVRGGGRKPWPQKHTGRARQGSIRAPQWVGGGVVHGPKPRDYSYPLPKKVRKVALRSVIAGRLQEGNVIVVEDFSFEKPKTKQAVEFLKNLGLENEKVLIVVPQDLDVNTYLSFRNLPNVKLLPIEGLNVYDVLCYDKCILFKSILPKLEERLSL, encoded by the coding sequence ATGGAGCTTAAGGTAGTAAATACTCAAAACCAAGAAGTGGGAACAGTTTCTATAAAAGACGAAATAGCTAATGCACCTATAAAGAGGCATGCTGTTTGGGAAACTGTTAAATGGCAGCTTGCTAAGCGCAGACGTGGAACCCACTCTACAAAGACTCGTGGTGAAGTAAGAGGTGGTGGTAGAAAGCCTTGGCCCCAAAAGCACACAGGACGTGCTCGCCAAGGTTCTATTAGAGCTCCACAGTGGGTTGGTGGTGGAGTAGTTCACGGACCAAAGCCAAGAGACTACTCTTACCCACTTCCAAAGAAAGTTAGAAAAGTAGCTCTTAGAAGCGTTATCGCAGGAAGATTACAAGAAGGAAATGTTATTGTTGTTGAAGACTTTTCCTTTGAAAAGCCAAAGACAAAGCAAGCAGTAGAGTTCCTTAAGAACTTAGGACTTGAGAATGAAAAAGTTCTTATCGTTGTTCCACAAGATCTTGATGTAAATACATATCTATCCTTTAGAAACCTTCCAAATGTTAAGCTTTTACCAATTGAAGGTCTCAACGTTTATGACGTTCTTTGCTACGATAAGTGCATTCTCTTTAAGTCAATCTTACCTAAACTAGAGGAGAGGTTATCGCTATGA
- the rpmD gene encoding 50S ribosomal protein L30: MAKVKITLVRGLAGKSKRKKRTLEALGLRKRGKCTIKELNPAIEGMIEKVKELVKVEPVEE; this comes from the coding sequence ATGGCTAAGGTTAAGATAACCCTTGTGAGGGGACTTGCTGGAAAGAGCAAAAGAAAGAAAAGGACTTTAGAAGCTTTAGGACTTCGCAAAAGGGGTAAGTGCACTATTAAAGAACTTAACCCTGCAATTGAAGGTATGATTGAAAAGGTAAAAGAACTTGTAAAAGTTGAACCTGTGGAGGAGTAA
- the rplV gene encoding 50S ribosomal protein L22 has product MAVEQREYYQQGERGFETPQEARAIWRRARMSASKVRLVIDLIRGKHVEEALAILANSPKKAARMIEKVLKSAIANAEQKGMNPEELFVKRAYVDEGPTMKRVRPRAMGRANIIRRRTCHITVVVGKPESK; this is encoded by the coding sequence ATGGCTGTTGAACAAAGAGAATACTATCAACAAGGAGAAAGGGGTTTTGAAACTCCTCAGGAAGCAAGGGCTATTTGGAGAAGAGCCAGAATGTCTGCTTCTAAGGTTAGACTTGTTATAGATCTAATAAGAGGAAAACACGTTGAAGAAGCCCTTGCTATTTTGGCTAACAGCCCTAAGAAAGCTGCTAGAATGATTGAAAAAGTTTTAAAAAGTGCTATAGCTAATGCTGAACAAAAAGGAATGAACCCTGAAGAACTTTTTGTTAAAAGAGCTTACGTTGATGAAGGTCCAACAATGAAAAGGGTTAGACCTCGTGCTATGGGAAGAGCTAACATTATTAGACGTAGAACCTGCCACATCACAGTTGTGGTAGGAAAACCTGAATCAAAATAG
- the rpsQ gene encoding 30S ribosomal protein S17, with protein sequence MAETRVNRRKVRVGVVVSDKMDKTVVVRVTREFRHPIYGKRVKLSKKYMAHDENNECRVGDIVKIMETRPLSRHKRWRVVEIIERAKRLGEEVEE encoded by the coding sequence ATGGCTGAAACTAGAGTTAATAGAAGAAAAGTAAGAGTTGGCGTTGTGGTTAGCGATAAAATGGACAAGACTGTTGTTGTTAGGGTTACGAGAGAATTCCGTCACCCTATTTACGGTAAAAGAGTTAAGCTTTCCAAAAAGTACATGGCCCATGATGAAAATAATGAATGTAGAGTTGGTGATATTGTGAAAATTATGGAAACAAGACCACTCTCTCGCCATAAAAGATGGAGAGTGGTTGAAATTATTGAAAGAGCTAAAAGACTTGGAGAAGAAGTAGAGGAGTAA
- the rplP gene encoding 50S ribosomal protein L16, with the protein MLMPKRTKFRKQQRGRLKGKSYRGNTLAFGDYGIQALEPAYVTTNQIEAARVAITRTMKRGGKVWIRIFPDKPYTKKPLETRMGKGKGNVETWMAKVLPGRIMFEVAGVAEDVAFEALRLAIHKLPMKCRIVKRETVGGE; encoded by the coding sequence ATGTTGATGCCAAAAAGGACAAAGTTTAGAAAGCAGCAAAGAGGAAGACTCAAAGGAAAGTCTTATAGAGGTAACACTCTTGCCTTTGGAGATTACGGTATTCAAGCGCTTGAACCTGCTTACGTTACAACTAACCAAATTGAAGCCGCGAGAGTTGCTATTACAAGAACAATGAAAAGAGGTGGTAAGGTTTGGATTAGAATTTTCCCTGACAAACCTTACACAAAGAAACCTCTTGAAACCCGTATGGGTAAAGGTAAAGGTAACGTTGAAACTTGGATGGCTAAGGTTCTTCCAGGAAGAATTATGTTTGAAGTTGCTGGTGTTGCTGAAGATGTAGCCTTTGAAGCTCTAAGACTTGCTATTCATAAGCTTCCTATGAAGTGTAGAATCGTTAAGAGAGAAACCGTAGGTGGGGAGTAA
- the rpsC gene encoding 30S ribosomal protein S3, with the protein MGQKVHPIGFRLGITKDWESKWVVKEKSKYVQFLHEDIKVRNLIKNKYYHAGIARIDIERTPERINIRIWAARPGLLIARKGAEVKALRKFLEELTGKNVYISIEEVKYPQLNAQLVAENVAQQLERRVAFRRAMKRVIADAMKAGAKGIKVQCAGRLGGADMARKEWYREGRVPLQTIRADIDYGTAIAKTKYGVIGVKVWIYKGDVYKDETEEILKKIEKEVKQEMARGE; encoded by the coding sequence TTGGGACAGAAAGTTCATCCTATAGGATTTAGACTTGGAATTACAAAAGATTGGGAATCTAAGTGGGTTGTTAAAGAAAAGAGTAAATATGTTCAGTTTTTACATGAAGACATAAAGGTCAGAAACCTTATTAAGAACAAGTATTACCACGCAGGAATTGCAAGAATTGATATTGAAAGAACACCTGAAAGAATTAATATCAGAATTTGGGCTGCTCGTCCAGGACTACTTATTGCTAGAAAAGGGGCAGAAGTTAAAGCTCTTAGAAAGTTTCTAGAGGAACTTACAGGAAAGAACGTTTACATTAGTATTGAGGAAGTGAAGTATCCTCAACTTAATGCTCAACTTGTGGCAGAAAACGTTGCTCAACAGCTAGAGCGCCGTGTGGCGTTCAGGCGTGCAATGAAAAGAGTTATTGCAGATGCTATGAAGGCAGGTGCAAAAGGTATTAAAGTTCAATGTGCCGGAAGACTTGGTGGTGCCGATATGGCTAGAAAAGAATGGTACCGTGAGGGAAGGGTACCATTGCAGACAATAAGAGCAGACATAGATTATGGCACTGCAATAGCAAAGACAAAGTATGGTGTTATTGGCGTTAAAGTTTGGATCTACAAAGGAGACGTTTACAAGGACGAAACTGAGGAAATTCTCAAGAAAATTGAGAAAGAAGTAAAACAAGAGATGGCGAGAGGTGAATAA
- the rpsJ gene encoding 30S ribosomal protein S10 gives MAQDRIRIKLTAYDHRLLDRSVQEIIETVKRTGAIVAGPIPLPTKRSVWSVIRSPHKYKYSQEQFEIRRHRRLLDIKNPKPQTVEALMDLKLPAGVDVEIKLD, from the coding sequence ATGGCTCAGGATCGTATAAGAATAAAACTTACAGCTTACGATCACAGATTACTTGATAGATCTGTTCAGGAGATTATTGAAACTGTTAAGAGGACTGGTGCTATTGTCGCCGGTCCTATTCCTCTTCCTACAAAACGCTCCGTGTGGAGTGTAATCAGATCTCCACACAAATATAAGTATTCTCAAGAGCAGTTTGAAATTAGAAGACACAGAAGACTTCTTGACATTAAGAATCCAAAGCCACAAACCGTGGAAGCTTTGATGGATCTCAAGCTTCCCGCCGGTGTTGATGTAGAGATAAAGCTTGACTAA
- a CDS encoding type Z 30S ribosomal protein S14, whose product MARKALIVKAQKEPKFKVRKYNRCPLCGRPRGFIRAFGMCRLCFRTLALQGKIPGIRKASW is encoded by the coding sequence ATGGCTAGAAAGGCTTTAATAGTTAAAGCTCAAAAAGAACCAAAGTTTAAAGTTAGAAAATACAACAGATGCCCTCTATGTGGTCGCCCAAGAGGGTTTATAAGAGCTTTTGGAATGTGCAGACTTTGTTTTAGAACTCTTGCTCTTCAAGGAAAAATTCCTGGCATTAGAAAGGCAAGCTGGTAA
- the rplE gene encoding 50S ribosomal protein L5, producing the protein MAEEKYIPRLRKKYQEEVVPALMKKFGYKNIMEVPKIEKIVVNMGVGEAVQNIKALENAMNDLALITGQKPSVRRAKRSEAGFKLRKGMPIGAKVTLRRDRMWEFLDRLISIALPRVRDFKGLSPKSFDGRGNYNFGLEEQTVFPEIDYDKVDKIRGMNITIVTTAETDEEAKALLELLGFPFRK; encoded by the coding sequence ATGGCTGAAGAAAAGTACATACCAAGACTAAGGAAAAAGTATCAGGAAGAAGTAGTTCCTGCTCTTATGAAGAAGTTTGGATATAAGAACATAATGGAAGTTCCAAAGATTGAAAAGATCGTTGTTAATATGGGTGTTGGTGAGGCTGTTCAAAACATTAAAGCTCTTGAAAACGCTATGAATGACTTAGCTTTAATTACTGGACAAAAGCCTTCCGTTAGGAGGGCGAAAAGATCGGAAGCTGGTTTTAAGCTTCGTAAGGGAATGCCTATCGGTGCTAAGGTAACTCTTAGAAGAGATAGAATGTGGGAATTCCTTGATAGACTTATTTCTATCGCTCTTCCAAGGGTTAGAGACTTTAAAGGGCTATCTCCTAAGTCCTTTGATGGAAGAGGAAACTACAACTTTGGTTTAGAGGAACAGACTGTTTTCCCTGAAATTGACTACGATAAAGTTGACAAAATTAGAGGTATGAACATTACAATCGTTACTACTGCTGAAACTGATGAAGAAGCAAAAGCTCTTTTAGAGCTTCTTGGATTTCCATTTAGGAAATAA
- the rpsH gene encoding 30S ribosomal protein S8, with the protein MMMDTVADFLSRIRNANLVYHEYTDAPYSKVNEAIAKILKEEGFIKDYEIREEPFKRSKNPENKKKIIRVYLKYGPNKERVINEIKRVSKPGRRIYVGKDEIPLVKAGLGIAILSTNKGIIPGYKARKLGVGGEVLCYVW; encoded by the coding sequence ATGATGATGGATACAGTAGCAGATTTCTTGTCAAGAATTAGGAACGCAAACCTTGTTTATCATGAATATACAGATGCTCCTTACTCTAAGGTAAATGAAGCTATTGCTAAGATTTTAAAGGAAGAAGGTTTTATTAAGGATTATGAAATTAGAGAGGAACCTTTCAAAAGATCTAAAAATCCTGAGAACAAGAAGAAAATTATCAGAGTTTATCTTAAGTATGGTCCAAACAAAGAAAGAGTTATTAATGAAATAAAGAGAGTTAGTAAACCTGGTAGAAGAATTTATGTTGGAAAAGATGAAATACCTCTCGTTAAAGCTGGTCTTGGTATAGCAATTCTCTCTACTAACAAAGGAATTATTCCTGGTTATAAAGCAAGAAAACTTGGTGTTGGTGGAGAAGTTCTCTGCTACGTTTGGTAA
- the rplW gene encoding 50S ribosomal protein L23: MRTPYDIILRPIITEKSVKLANLEVKSSKTKEKKKITKITFEVAMDATKPEIKEAVEKIFGVKVEKVNTMIVKGKRKGIRFLRGRKKDWKKAIVTLKPGYEIDLEKL; this comes from the coding sequence ATGAGGACTCCCTATGATATAATCCTTCGCCCAATTATTACTGAGAAGAGCGTTAAGCTTGCAAACCTTGAAGTAAAAAGCTCTAAGACGAAGGAAAAGAAGAAGATTACAAAGATTACTTTTGAAGTAGCAATGGACGCTACAAAACCTGAGATAAAGGAAGCTGTAGAGAAAATCTTTGGCGTTAAAGTTGAGAAAGTTAACACAATGATCGTTAAAGGTAAAAGAAAGGGTATAAGGTTCTTAAGAGGAAGAAAGAAGGACTGGAAGAAGGCTATCGTTACTCTAAAGCCTGGATACGAAATTGACCTCGAGAAACTCTAA
- the rpsS gene encoding 30S ribosomal protein S19 — MGRSLKKGPYVNPKILKKVRKMNETGEKKVIKVWDRACTIVPEFIGHTFAVYNGQKFIPVYVTEQMVGHKLGEFSLTRTFRGHAGQKQKVAKKK, encoded by the coding sequence ATGGGACGTTCATTAAAAAAGGGTCCCTACGTGAACCCTAAGATACTTAAGAAAGTTAGAAAGATGAATGAAACAGGTGAAAAGAAAGTAATTAAAGTTTGGGACAGGGCTTGTACAATAGTTCCTGAGTTTATAGGACATACATTTGCTGTTTACAACGGACAGAAGTTTATTCCTGTATACGTTACTGAACAAATGGTTGGACACAAACTTGGAGAGTTCTCTCTTACAAGAACCTTCAGAGGACATGCTGGTCAGAAGCAAAAAGTTGCTAAGAAGAAATAG
- the rplB gene encoding 50S ribosomal protein L2, with amino-acid sequence MGIKKFKPYTPSRRFMTVSDFSEITKTEPEKSLTVGFVRGTGRNNQGRITCRHKGGGHKRRYRIIDFRRDKIGIPAKVVAIEYDPNRSARIALLVYADGEKRYILWPDGLKVGDTVIAGPDAEIKVGNALPLRNIPVGTIVHNVELKPGKGGQLARAAGAFAQLMGKVGDYAQLRLPSGELRLVHLDCMATVGQVGNLDHENIVIGKAGRSRWLGIRPTVRGTAMNPVDHPHGGGEGRTFGKHPVTPWGQPTKGYKTRRSKKYSDKFIIKRRTK; translated from the coding sequence ATGGGAATTAAAAAGTTTAAGCCATACACACCTTCAAGGCGTTTTATGACCGTTTCCGACTTTTCTGAGATTACGAAGACCGAACCAGAAAAGTCTCTTACAGTAGGGTTTGTAAGGGGAACAGGTAGAAACAACCAAGGTAGAATTACTTGTCGTCACAAAGGTGGTGGACATAAGAGACGTTACAGAATAATTGACTTTAGAAGGGACAAGATAGGTATTCCTGCTAAAGTTGTTGCTATTGAGTATGACCCAAACAGATCTGCAAGAATTGCCCTTCTTGTTTATGCTGATGGTGAAAAAAGATATATCTTGTGGCCAGATGGACTAAAAGTTGGTGATACAGTAATTGCTGGACCAGACGCTGAAATTAAAGTTGGAAACGCTCTACCTCTTAGAAATATTCCTGTTGGTACAATCGTTCATAACGTTGAACTAAAGCCTGGAAAAGGTGGACAGCTTGCAAGAGCTGCTGGAGCTTTTGCTCAGCTAATGGGTAAAGTGGGAGATTACGCACAGCTTAGACTTCCTTCTGGAGAGTTAAGACTTGTTCACCTTGACTGTATGGCCACAGTTGGACAAGTTGGAAACCTTGACCATGAAAACATTGTTATTGGTAAAGCTGGAAGATCTAGATGGCTTGGTATCAGACCAACTGTTCGTGGTACAGCAATGAACCCAGTTGATCACCCACACGGTGGTGGTGAAGGTAGAACATTCGGTAAACATCCTGTTACTCCTTGGGGTCAACCAACTAAAGGTTACAAGACAAGAAGATCTAAGAAGTATTCCGATAAATTCATTATTAAACGTCGTACTAAGTAG
- the rpsE gene encoding 30S ribosomal protein S5, producing the protein MAERVRPEGLELKERLVHINRNAKVVTGGRKFSFTAFVVVGDGKGVVGFGRGKAAEVPDAIRKAVEDAKKNLIRVPVVDGTIPFEVQAKFGGSRIIMRPAAPGTGVIASAPVRAVLESAGVTDILTKVIGSTNPHTVVRAVIKALSQLKTPEEFAKLRGVPVEELRRRWKLPGRKITKEGEIVRR; encoded by the coding sequence ATGGCTGAGAGAGTAAGACCTGAGGGGCTTGAATTAAAGGAAAGACTTGTTCATATCAATAGAAACGCGAAAGTTGTAACTGGTGGTAGAAAGTTTAGCTTTACGGCTTTTGTTGTAGTTGGAGATGGTAAGGGAGTAGTAGGATTTGGTAGAGGAAAAGCTGCTGAAGTACCAGATGCTATAAGAAAAGCAGTTGAAGACGCTAAAAAGAATTTGATTAGAGTTCCTGTTGTTGATGGAACTATTCCTTTTGAAGTTCAAGCTAAGTTCGGTGGATCAAGAATTATTATGAGACCGGCCGCTCCTGGTACTGGAGTTATTGCTTCCGCTCCAGTTCGTGCTGTTCTTGAGTCTGCAGGAGTTACGGATATTCTTACAAAGGTTATCGGTTCTACAAATCCTCACACAGTTGTTAGAGCTGTTATCAAAGCTCTTTCCCAGCTTAAAACTCCAGAGGAGTTTGCAAAGCTTCGTGGTGTTCCTGTAGAAGAACTAAGAAGAAGATGGAAGCTTCCAGGTAGAAAGATTACTAAGGAAGGAGAGATCGTTAGGAGGTAA
- the rplN gene encoding 50S ribosomal protein L14 encodes MIQVQTYLNVADNTGAKRVQCIRVLGGSNRKYASLGDQIVVTVKEAIPNATAKKGEVYRAVVVRTRKEVRRPDGTYIKFDDNAVVLLNKQGEPLGTRILGPVARETRQKGFTKIASLAPEVI; translated from the coding sequence ATGATTCAGGTTCAGACATACCTTAACGTTGCTGATAACACTGGAGCAAAACGTGTCCAGTGTATCAGGGTTCTTGGTGGTTCTAACAGAAAGTATGCATCTTTGGGAGATCAAATTGTTGTTACTGTAAAGGAAGCAATCCCAAACGCTACAGCTAAGAAGGGAGAAGTTTATAGAGCAGTTGTTGTTAGAACTAGAAAGGAAGTAAGAAGACCTGATGGGACTTATATAAAGTTTGATGATAATGCGGTGGTTCTCCTTAACAAGCAGGGAGAACCTCTAGGAACACGTATTTTAGGACCAGTTGCAAGAGAGACAAGGCAAAAAGGATTTACTAAAATTGCCTCACTTGCTCCAGAAGTTATTTAA
- the rplC gene encoding 50S ribosomal protein L3: MKGILGRKVGMTQVLTEDGKAIAVTVIEAGPCTVVQKRTPEKDGYSALQLGFMETNKDESKYPKPLLGHFKKAGIKPTRWLREVKFDNIDQYNVGDKITVDIFQVGEKVDITGKSKGRGFAGYHKRHGFSGGRRSHGSDFHEGPGSIGACADPGRVHKGKRMAGHYGNETVTVRNLEIVDIIPEKNLILVKGAVPGHKGGLVIVKGK, translated from the coding sequence ATGAAGGGTATCCTTGGTAGAAAAGTTGGAATGACTCAAGTCCTTACAGAAGATGGAAAGGCTATCGCTGTTACAGTTATAGAGGCAGGTCCTTGTACAGTAGTTCAGAAAAGGACTCCAGAAAAGGACGGATATTCTGCTCTTCAACTAGGATTTATGGAAACAAATAAAGATGAAAGTAAATATCCAAAACCACTGCTTGGGCACTTTAAAAAAGCTGGTATCAAGCCAACAAGATGGCTTAGAGAAGTTAAGTTTGACAACATTGACCAGTACAACGTTGGGGACAAAATAACTGTAGATATCTTCCAAGTGGGAGAGAAGGTAGATATTACTGGAAAGTCTAAGGGTAGAGGTTTTGCAGGTTACCACAAGAGACATGGATTTAGTGGTGGTAGGAGATCTCACGGTTCAGATTTTCACGAAGGACCAGGTTCTATCGGTGCCTGTGCAGACCCAGGTAGAGTTCACAAAGGAAAGAGAATGGCAGGACACTACGGAAATGAAACTGTAACTGTTAGGAACTTAGAGATTGTAGATATCATTCCTGAAAAGAATCTAATTCTCGTTAAAGGTGCAGTTCCAGGACATAAAGGTGGACTCGTTATAGTTAAAGGAAAGTAA
- the rplO gene encoding 50S ribosomal protein L15 codes for MELKLHNLGPNPGAVREKKRVGRGHGSGHGKTSGRGQKGQKARAGWKGGTRPGFEGGQTPLYMRFPKRGFSNAPFKKEYAIVNVKDLNDRFEDGAVITPEVLKEAGLVKRNLSIKILGDGELTKKLTVKAHKFSASAKEKIEAAGGTCEEIA; via the coding sequence ATGGAACTCAAATTACATAACTTAGGTCCAAATCCAGGAGCTGTTAGAGAAAAGAAAAGAGTAGGTAGAGGTCACGGTTCCGGTCACGGTAAGACTTCCGGTAGAGGTCAAAAAGGTCAAAAGGCTCGTGCTGGTTGGAAAGGTGGAACAAGACCTGGATTTGAAGGTGGACAAACACCTCTTTATATGAGATTTCCAAAAAGAGGTTTCTCTAACGCTCCATTTAAGAAAGAATACGCAATTGTTAACGTTAAGGATTTAAACGATAGATTTGAAGATGGGGCTGTAATTACTCCTGAAGTTCTAAAGGAAGCTGGGCTTGTTAAGAGGAATTTATCTATAAAGATCTTAGGAGATGGAGAGTTAACTAAAAAGCTTACAGTTAAAGCTCATAAGTTTTCTGCTTCTGCTAAAGAAAAAATTGAAGCTGCTGGTGGTACTTGTGAGGAGATAGCTTAG
- the rpmC gene encoding 50S ribosomal protein L29, with the protein MRKYTEELRQKSTDELKKMVVELKEKLLKLRFKNAFGQLENPMEIRKTRRQIARILTILRERGVKA; encoded by the coding sequence ATGAGGAAGTACACCGAGGAACTTAGACAGAAATCTACTGATGAACTCAAAAAAATGGTTGTAGAGCTTAAGGAAAAACTTCTTAAGCTTAGATTTAAAAATGCTTTCGGTCAGCTTGAGAATCCTATGGAGATTAGAAAGACAAGAAGACAGATAGCCCGTATTCTCACAATCCTTAGAGAACGCGGTGTTAAGGCTTAA
- the rplR gene encoding 50S ribosomal protein L18, giving the protein MAKLTRRERRLKKHRRVRKKIFGTPERPRLAVYKSLKHIYAQIIDDVNGVTLVAASTLDKEIRPKMPELTKTEEAYEVGKLIAKRALEKGIKKVVFDRGGFIYHGRVKALAEGAREGGLEF; this is encoded by the coding sequence ATGGCGAAGTTAACGAGAAGAGAAAGAAGACTTAAGAAACATAGAAGAGTAAGAAAGAAAATTTTTGGAACTCCTGAGAGACCAAGGTTAGCTGTATATAAAAGCCTAAAGCATATCTATGCTCAGATAATTGACGATGTAAACGGCGTTACTTTAGTTGCAGCTTCTACTCTTGATAAAGAAATAAGACCAAAGATGCCTGAGCTTACAAAAACAGAAGAAGCTTATGAGGTTGGAAAGCTTATAGCTAAAAGAGCCCTTGAGAAGGGAATTAAGAAAGTTGTTTTTGACAGAGGTGGTTTCATCTATCACGGAAGAGTAAAAGCCCTTGCTGAAGGTGCAAGGGAAGGTGGACTTGAATTTTAA